A stretch of the Coprobacillus cateniformis genome encodes the following:
- a CDS encoding FtsX-like permease family protein: MIKLAWRGIHENFSRSLFYWITFVLTTMFIFIFFNVACSEAVGMTFINSRNDVITYLCVFVMTICMIVIFFANDFYVKKKSKQMAIRLVSGATFLQITGYLLSSTLFIFFCAVPIGIALAILSMMFINNFILDMLQITTILSFNQQGILVTIVILLFVVIWCTILNVGYAYRSSIRNLLVGDVMVDGLKPAFPFHFDIKFTKYLYSIMFLLPICLFYIYGNEPTAMILFSVIGMIGLYGLWSKMLVPFLDQYIMNHIDYSEKTVYIGFMRRDLVFMKKNLILFIMSTILIITLLVSNLSDSMTVVLCFVSYVVIHCLLSLTVVFRFLVEILGRKNVFLTLSRIGYERKPLLSIIRKEVIVFFGILMAVCLIYIGNILFSLYIHNLMKFDFIIMLITFFVGPLLICGCIVFFTYQKNIL; this comes from the coding sequence ATGATTAAACTTGCATGGCGTGGTATTCATGAGAATTTTTCAAGGTCATTATTTTATTGGATAACTTTTGTTTTAACGACAATGTTTATTTTTATTTTTTTTAATGTCGCTTGTTCTGAAGCAGTTGGAATGACTTTTATCAATAGTAGAAATGATGTCATTACGTATTTATGTGTCTTTGTCATGACAATATGTATGATTGTTATCTTTTTTGCAAATGATTTCTATGTGAAGAAAAAGTCGAAACAAATGGCTATACGTTTGGTTAGTGGCGCAACATTTTTACAAATTACAGGATATTTACTTTCATCAACATTGTTTATTTTTTTCTGTGCTGTACCAATTGGTATTGCTTTGGCAATATTATCTATGATGTTTATTAATAATTTTATATTAGATATGTTACAAATCACAACAATTTTGAGTTTTAATCAACAGGGTATTCTTGTGACGATTGTTATTCTTTTATTTGTTGTGATATGGTGTACAATTCTCAATGTTGGATATGCATATCGAAGTTCAATACGAAATCTCTTGGTAGGAGATGTTATGGTCGATGGCTTAAAACCTGCCTTTCCTTTTCATTTTGATATCAAATTTACAAAATATCTCTATTCAATCATGTTTTTATTACCTATTTGTTTGTTTTATATCTATGGAAATGAACCAACAGCAATGATTCTTTTCTCTGTTATAGGAATGATTGGTCTTTATGGTTTGTGGAGTAAAATGCTGGTTCCATTTTTAGATCAATACATTATGAATCATATTGATTATTCAGAAAAAACAGTTTACATTGGTTTTATGAGAAGAGATCTTGTTTTCATGAAGAAGAATTTGATTCTTTTTATCATGAGTACAATTCTTATAATTACATTGCTCGTTTCCAATTTATCTGATTCTATGACTGTTGTTTTATGTTTTGTATCTTATGTTGTTATTCATTGTTTATTATCATTAACAGTAGTTTTTAGATTTTTAGTAGAAATACTTGGAAGAAAGAATGTTTTTTTAACATTATCTCGGATTGGTTATGAACGAAAACCTCTTCTTTCTATTATTAGAAAAGAAGTTATTGTTTTTTTTGGAATATTGATGGCTGTTTGTTTGATTTATATTGGAAATATATTGTTTTCACTATATATTCATAATCTGATGAAATTTGATTTTATTATAATGTTGATAACTTTTTTTGTTGGACCATTATTGATATGTGGATGTATTGTCTTTTTTACATATCAAAAAAATATTCTTTAG
- a CDS encoding ABC transporter ATP-binding protein, whose amino-acid sequence MSQYILEAKKLTKIYGIHSQNEFEALHALDFQVEPGEFICIMGPSGSGKSTFINNISTIDIPTKGSVRIQGVDVREMSAQEIGRFRYQNLGFVFQDFNLLDTHTLFENISMPLSLAKISKEDIFERVHDMAKNMGIEHLLKKYPYECSGGQRQRAAICRALIAQPKIIIADEPTGNLDSVNSHELLMTLKSLNEQDGVTIIMVSHDPMIASYSSRFVYIKDGHIAETLQRQELSQDEYFQKIVDINSLESRKLFEKHHD is encoded by the coding sequence ATGAGCCAATATATACTAGAAGCCAAAAAACTGACTAAGATATATGGGATACATAGTCAAAATGAATTTGAGGCATTACATGCACTTGATTTTCAGGTAGAACCAGGTGAGTTTATATGTATCATGGGACCGAGTGGGAGCGGAAAGTCAACATTTATTAATAATATTTCAACTATTGATATTCCAACCAAAGGGAGTGTTCGTATCCAAGGGGTAGACGTAAGAGAAATGTCCGCTCAAGAAATAGGACGTTTCCGATATCAAAATTTAGGATTTGTTTTTCAGGATTTTAATCTGCTAGATACTCATACACTGTTTGAAAATATCTCAATGCCATTATCACTTGCCAAGATATCTAAAGAAGATATTTTTGAGCGTGTCCATGATATGGCTAAGAATATGGGGATAGAACATTTATTAAAGAAGTATCCTTATGAATGTTCAGGAGGACAAAGACAACGTGCAGCTATATGTAGAGCATTAATTGCGCAGCCAAAAATAATTATTGCTGATGAACCAACAGGAAACTTAGATAGTGTCAACTCTCATGAGCTTTTAATGACATTGAAAAGTTTAAATGAACAAGATGGAGTGACTATTATTATGGTTTCACATGATCCTATGATTGCTTCTTATTCTTCGCGATTTGTTTACATTAAAGATGGACATATTGCTGAAACGCTTCAACGCCAAGAATTATCTCAAGATGAATACTTCCAGAAAATTGTAGATATCAATTCATTAGAATCAAGAAAGTTATTTGAGAAGCATCATGATTAA
- the ispD gene encoding 2-C-methyl-D-erythritol 4-phosphate cytidylyltransferase has translation MYSVIILCAGKGTRTGLDYNKMLYEFNGKTVYEMTLENFIHDSKCGQIIVVTQPFERKLFERLSKDSRIEFADGGQERQDSVYEGLKKTKGDYVLIHDGARPFVKRKHIDALLECLKVHSACLLMVPCKDTIKKVVNGKVVETLKRSELMQAQTPQAFHRDVIVDAYSQGILEEYQATDDAQMVEKFSDVKVYAIVSDYENIKITTPEDLRDI, from the coding sequence ATGTATAGTGTCATTATTTTATGTGCTGGAAAAGGCACAAGAACAGGTTTAGATTATAATAAAATGCTTTATGAGTTTAATGGAAAAACAGTTTATGAAATGACTTTGGAGAATTTTATTCATGATTCAAAATGTGGTCAAATTATTGTTGTTACACAGCCTTTTGAAAGAAAACTGTTTGAGAGACTATCAAAAGATTCACGTATTGAATTTGCTGATGGAGGACAGGAAAGACAAGATAGTGTGTATGAAGGATTGAAGAAGACAAAAGGTGATTATGTTCTTATACATGATGGGGCAAGACCATTTGTAAAAAGAAAACATATTGATGCTTTATTAGAATGTTTAAAAGTGCACAGTGCCTGTTTACTTATGGTTCCTTGTAAAGATACAATTAAAAAAGTTGTCAATGGGAAAGTTGTTGAGACTTTAAAGCGTTCTGAATTAATGCAGGCGCAAACGCCTCAAGCTTTTCATAGAGATGTGATTGTTGATGCATATTCACAAGGAATTCTAGAAGAATATCAAGCAACTGATGATGCTCAAATGGTTGAAAAATTTAGTGATGTTAAGGTATATGCCATTGTTAGTGATTATGAAAATATAAAAATTACCACTCCTGAGGACTTAAGAGATATTTAA
- a CDS encoding helix-turn-helix domain-containing protein has protein sequence MSLDQYMKNIRKQHNLSKREFAKQLGISAATIVRIENGITVSPSKNLISKLAYYLQKSEVEILQDIQSQPFFENQTAFLYGNYLYIQGWFIQNLYSHINPNGEKLQFAIKATKKREPQNIMVVDQIDSLLTKQEDIQDTLAKAIFKITKLQDVSIKTYTIVFKTSQRDIYYKMASLQLQHLSFKIYLILIDTQRFQIIEEYCLTTI, from the coding sequence ATGAGTCTAGACCAATACATGAAGAATATCAGAAAACAACATAATCTTTCCAAACGTGAATTTGCAAAACAACTGGGTATTTCAGCAGCCACAATTGTGAGAATTGAAAATGGTATAACAGTTTCACCATCAAAAAATTTAATTTCTAAACTCGCTTATTATCTTCAAAAAAGTGAAGTTGAAATCTTACAAGATATCCAAAGTCAACCTTTCTTTGAAAATCAGACTGCTTTTCTTTATGGAAATTATTTATATATACAGGGATGGTTTATCCAAAATCTATATAGTCACATAAATCCCAATGGTGAAAAATTACAATTTGCTATCAAAGCAACAAAAAAAAGAGAACCTCAAAATATCATGGTTGTTGACCAGATAGATTCTCTTTTAACCAAACAGGAAGACATTCAGGATACTCTTGCGAAAGCTATTTTCAAAATCACAAAACTCCAAGATGTCTCTATTAAAACTTATACTATTGTTTTTAAAACTAGCCAAAGAGACATTTACTATAAAATGGCTTCCCTTCAACTTCAACATTTATCATTTAAAATTTATTTAATCTTAATAGACACACAACGTTTTCAAATCATAGAAGAGTATTGTTTAACGACTATTTGA